One window from the genome of Micromonospora aurantiaca ATCC 27029 encodes:
- a CDS encoding DEAD/DEAH box helicase — protein MTLTAALPKTADPDTLYDAFASWASERGLDLYPHQEEAVIEIVSGANVIMNTPTGSGKSLVAIAAHFAALADDRTTFYTAPIKALVSEKFFALCEVFGAENVGMLTGDASVNADAPIICCTAEILANLALREGRRADVGQVIMDEFHFYAEPDRGWAWQVPLIELPQAQFVLMSATLGDTTRFVDDLTRRTGRPTAVVRSAERPVPLLFSYATTPLHETLEELLETKQAPVYVVHFTQAAALERAQALMSVNVCTRAEKDMIAQAIGNFRFTSGFGKTLSRLVRHGIGVHHAGMLPKYRRLVETLAQAGLLKVICGTDTLGVGINVPIRTVLFTGLSKYDGTRTRLLKAREFHQIAGRAGRAGFDTLGRVVVQAPEHVIENEKALAKAGDDPKKRRKVVKKKPPEGSIGWGEPTFQRLVEAEPEPLTSSFQVSHSMLLNVIGRPGDAFASMRHLLTDNHEDPAAQRRHIRRAIAIYRALRAGGVVEELPEPDETGRRVRLTVDLQLDFALNQPLSPLALATVELLDRESPSYALDVLSVIESILDDPRQVLSAQQFKARGEAVAAMKAEGIEYEARLELLDEVIWPKPLAELLDSAYEMYRQGHPWVADHQLSPKSVVRDMYERAMTFPEYVQFYGLSRSEGLVLRYLADAYKTLRQTVPEDAKTEELVDLIEWLGELVRQVDSSLIDEWERLRNPSDVAEVAASLDDRPPAVTRNARAFRVLVRNAMFRRVELAALRRWDLLGELDAGDGWNADAWADALEPYFEAYDSIGVGPDARGPALLMIEQGRERWTVRQILDDPDGDHDWGISAEIDLAASDETGAAVVRVTDVGQL, from the coding sequence ATGACTCTCACCGCCGCGCTGCCGAAGACCGCCGATCCCGACACCCTCTACGACGCGTTCGCCTCCTGGGCGTCCGAGCGCGGCCTGGACCTCTATCCCCATCAGGAGGAGGCGGTCATCGAGATCGTCTCCGGCGCGAACGTGATCATGAATACGCCGACCGGCTCGGGCAAGAGCCTGGTGGCGATCGCGGCGCACTTCGCGGCGCTGGCCGACGACCGGACGACCTTCTACACCGCGCCGATCAAGGCGCTGGTCTCGGAGAAGTTCTTCGCGCTCTGCGAGGTCTTCGGCGCGGAGAACGTCGGCATGCTCACCGGCGACGCCAGCGTCAACGCGGACGCGCCGATCATCTGCTGCACCGCGGAGATCCTGGCCAACCTGGCGTTGCGCGAGGGCCGCCGCGCCGACGTCGGCCAGGTGATCATGGACGAGTTCCACTTCTACGCCGAGCCGGACCGCGGCTGGGCCTGGCAGGTGCCGCTGATCGAGCTGCCGCAGGCCCAGTTCGTGCTGATGTCGGCCACGCTCGGCGACACCACCCGCTTCGTCGACGACCTGACCCGGCGCACCGGGCGGCCGACCGCCGTCGTCCGCTCGGCCGAGCGGCCGGTCCCGCTCCTCTTCTCGTACGCGACCACGCCGCTGCACGAGACGCTGGAGGAACTGCTGGAGACCAAACAGGCCCCGGTGTACGTCGTGCACTTCACCCAGGCCGCCGCGCTGGAACGTGCCCAGGCGCTGATGAGCGTGAACGTCTGCACCCGCGCCGAGAAGGACATGATCGCCCAGGCGATCGGCAACTTCCGGTTCACCTCCGGCTTCGGCAAGACGCTGTCCCGGCTGGTCCGCCACGGCATCGGCGTGCACCACGCCGGCATGCTCCCGAAGTACCGCCGCCTGGTCGAGACGCTCGCCCAGGCCGGCCTGCTCAAGGTCATCTGCGGTACGGACACGCTCGGCGTCGGCATCAACGTGCCGATCCGTACCGTGCTGTTCACCGGCCTGAGCAAGTACGACGGCACCCGCACCCGGCTGCTCAAGGCCCGCGAGTTCCACCAGATCGCCGGCCGGGCCGGGCGGGCCGGGTTCGACACGCTGGGCCGGGTCGTGGTGCAGGCCCCCGAGCACGTGATCGAGAACGAGAAGGCGCTCGCGAAGGCCGGTGACGACCCGAAGAAGCGCCGCAAGGTGGTGAAGAAGAAGCCGCCGGAGGGCTCGATCGGCTGGGGCGAGCCGACGTTCCAGCGGCTGGTCGAGGCCGAGCCGGAACCGCTCACCTCCAGCTTCCAGGTCAGCCACTCGATGCTGCTCAACGTGATCGGCCGCCCCGGCGACGCGTTCGCCTCGATGCGGCACCTGCTCACCGACAACCACGAGGACCCGGCCGCGCAGCGCCGGCACATCCGCCGGGCCATCGCCATCTACCGGGCGCTGCGCGCGGGCGGCGTGGTCGAGGAGCTGCCCGAGCCGGACGAGACCGGCCGCCGGGTACGCCTCACCGTCGACCTCCAGCTCGACTTCGCGCTGAACCAGCCGCTGTCACCGCTGGCGCTGGCCACCGTCGAGCTGCTCGACCGGGAGTCGCCGTCGTACGCGCTCGACGTGCTCAGCGTGATCGAGTCGATCCTGGACGACCCCCGCCAGGTGCTGTCCGCGCAGCAGTTCAAGGCCCGCGGCGAGGCGGTCGCCGCGATGAAGGCCGAAGGCATCGAGTACGAGGCGCGCCTGGAACTGCTCGACGAGGTGATCTGGCCCAAGCCGCTGGCGGAGCTGCTGGACTCCGCGTACGAGATGTACCGGCAGGGACACCCCTGGGTGGCCGACCACCAGCTCTCCCCCAAGTCCGTGGTCCGGGACATGTACGAGCGGGCCATGACGTTCCCCGAGTACGTGCAGTTCTACGGGCTGTCCCGCTCCGAGGGGCTGGTGCTGCGGTACCTCGCCGACGCGTACAAGACGCTGCGGCAGACCGTCCCCGAGGACGCGAAGACCGAGGAGCTGGTCGACCTCATCGAGTGGCTGGGCGAGTTGGTCCGCCAGGTCGACTCCAGCCTGATCGACGAGTGGGAGCGGCTGCGCAACCCGTCGGACGTGGCCGAGGTGGCCGCCTCGCTGGACGACCGGCCGCCGGCGGTGACCCGCAACGCGCGGGCGTTCCGGGTGCTGGTGCGCAACGCGATGTTCCGTCGCGTCGAGCTGGCCGCGCTGCGCCGCTGGGACCTGCTCGGCGAGCTGGACGCGGGCGACGGCTGGAACGCCGACGCCTGGGCCGACGCGCTGGAGCCGTACTTCGAGGCGTACGACTCCATCGGTGTGGGGCCGGACGCGCGGGGGCCGGCGCTGCTGATGATCGAGCAGGGCCGCGAGCGGTGGACCGTCCGGCAGATCCTGGACGACCCGGACGGCGACCACGACTGGGGCATCAGCGCCGAGATCGACCTGGCCGCCTCGGACGAGACAGGCGCGGCGGTGGTCCGCGTCACCGACGTCGGCCAGTTGTAG
- the trmB gene encoding tRNA (guanosine(46)-N7)-methyltransferase TrmB, giving the protein MSERQRDALTRLWPAYGLEIAALDGPCDPTALFGRRAPLVLEIGSGMGDATAAMAAADRDRHYLAVEVHTPGIANLLDLVERHGLDNVRVAEGDALDLVRAMPEGCLDAVHVFFPDPWPKTRHHKRRIIAPAHVALLRSRLAPGGTLHCATDWAEYAESMRETLTADPELVDVYGGYAPRPAHRPVTKFERRALTAGREVFDLIHRRR; this is encoded by the coding sequence ATGAGCGAGCGGCAGCGCGACGCGCTCACCCGGCTCTGGCCCGCGTACGGCCTCGAGATCGCCGCCCTCGACGGGCCGTGCGATCCGACGGCGCTGTTCGGACGACGGGCGCCGCTGGTGCTGGAGATCGGCTCCGGCATGGGCGACGCCACCGCCGCGATGGCGGCGGCCGACCGGGACCGACACTATCTGGCGGTCGAGGTCCATACGCCGGGAATCGCCAACCTGCTCGACCTGGTGGAACGCCACGGTCTGGACAACGTGCGGGTGGCCGAGGGCGACGCGCTGGACCTGGTCCGCGCCATGCCGGAGGGCTGCCTGGACGCGGTGCACGTCTTCTTCCCCGACCCGTGGCCGAAGACGCGCCACCACAAGCGGCGGATCATCGCGCCGGCGCACGTGGCGCTGCTGCGGTCCCGGCTGGCTCCGGGCGGCACGCTGCACTGCGCGACCGACTGGGCCGAGTACGCCGAGTCGATGCGCGAGACGCTCACCGCCGACCCGGAGCTGGTCGACGTGTACGGCGGCTACGCGCCCCGTCCGGCGCACCGCCCGGTGACGAAGTTCGAGCGGCGCGCGCTGACCGCGGGCCGGGAGGTCTTCGACCTGATCCACCGGCGGCGCTGA
- a CDS encoding FecCD family ABC transporter permease, whose translation MRRPRGRGVLRVGAVVVPFRWRPLVVAAVLFVLLCVAVVVSLSLGTPYVAPVDVVRSLSGAGTPYDLVVRDLRLPRAVLAAVAGAAFGVAGTLIQSVARNPLASPDVIGVTQGAGLAATIALTSGAAAVLVAPAALLGGLAAAVAVFALGARHGLAAQRFVLAGVAVAFAFRALIEVVMLTADPIDGLRAQIWLIGTLAGKGWSEAAWIAGMLAVLLPVLLWAGWALRSSALDDDTARGIGLRPVARRMGLAGTGVLAAAMVTAQVGAVDFVALVAPQVARRLVRAERPPLLCAALLGALLLVLADLGARRLLAPTQLPAGVLTAAIGGPYLIFVLLRTRGRRS comes from the coding sequence GTGCGACGGCCACGGGGGCGTGGAGTGCTGCGGGTCGGGGCGGTGGTGGTGCCGTTCCGGTGGCGGCCCCTTGTGGTGGCGGCGGTGCTGTTCGTGCTGCTGTGCGTCGCGGTGGTGGTCAGCCTGTCGCTGGGTACGCCGTACGTCGCCCCGGTGGACGTGGTGCGGTCGCTCTCCGGCGCCGGCACCCCGTACGACCTCGTGGTACGCGACCTGCGACTGCCTCGCGCGGTCCTCGCGGCGGTGGCAGGGGCGGCCTTCGGCGTCGCCGGCACGCTGATCCAGAGCGTGGCCCGCAACCCGCTCGCCAGCCCCGACGTCATCGGTGTCACGCAGGGCGCCGGGCTGGCCGCGACGATCGCGCTGACCAGCGGCGCGGCGGCGGTGCTGGTGGCGCCGGCGGCGCTGCTCGGCGGCCTGGCCGCCGCGGTGGCGGTGTTCGCGCTCGGCGCCCGGCACGGCCTGGCGGCCCAGCGGTTCGTGCTCGCGGGTGTGGCGGTGGCGTTCGCGTTCCGGGCGCTGATCGAGGTGGTCATGCTCACCGCCGACCCGATCGACGGGCTGCGCGCGCAGATCTGGCTCATCGGCACGCTCGCCGGCAAGGGGTGGAGCGAGGCGGCCTGGATCGCCGGCATGCTCGCGGTCCTGCTGCCGGTGCTGCTCTGGGCCGGGTGGGCGCTGCGCAGCAGCGCGCTCGACGACGACACCGCGCGCGGGATCGGCCTGCGGCCGGTGGCCCGCCGCATGGGGCTGGCCGGTACCGGTGTGCTGGCCGCCGCCATGGTCACCGCCCAGGTCGGCGCCGTCGACTTCGTGGCGCTGGTGGCCCCGCAGGTGGCCCGCCGGCTGGTCCGCGCCGAGCGCCCGCCGCTGCTGTGCGCCGCGCTGCTCGGCGCGTTGCTGCTGGTCCTCGCCGACCTCGGTGCCCGCCGGCTGCTGGCGCCGACCCAACTGCCGGCCGGCGTGCTCACCGCGGCGATCGGCGGGCCGTACCTGATCTTCGTGCTGCTCCGCACCCGAGGGAGGCGGTCGTGA
- a CDS encoding ABC transporter ATP-binding protein — MTALLSTRDLVVGYEGRTVLDGLDLDLPADTFTVIVGPNACGKSTLLRTMARLLTPRRGAVLLDGAAIRDLPTRDVARRLGVLPQSPLVPEGITVADLVGRGRQPYQRWWRQWSAEDGRAVEEAMRLADVSALADRPVDTLSGGQRQRVWIAMTLAQDTDALLLDEPTTFLDLAHQVEVLDLLHRLRAERGRTVVAVLHDLNQAARYADHLIAMRDGAVVAAGKPREILTADLVRDVFGLDCVVVPCPVSGAPLVVPALTQTGSAQAGSAQTSAVPAVTPATAGAPVGDA; from the coding sequence GTGACCGCGCTGCTGTCCACCCGCGACCTGGTCGTCGGCTACGAGGGCCGCACAGTGCTGGACGGACTGGACCTCGACCTGCCGGCCGACACGTTCACCGTGATCGTCGGCCCGAACGCCTGCGGCAAGTCGACGCTGCTGCGCACGATGGCCCGGCTGCTCACGCCCCGGCGCGGCGCGGTGCTGCTCGACGGCGCGGCGATCCGCGATCTGCCGACCCGGGACGTGGCCCGGCGGCTCGGCGTCCTGCCGCAGAGCCCGCTGGTGCCCGAGGGGATCACCGTGGCCGACCTGGTCGGGCGCGGCCGGCAGCCGTACCAGCGCTGGTGGCGGCAGTGGTCGGCCGAGGACGGACGGGCGGTCGAGGAGGCCATGCGGCTGGCCGACGTCAGCGCGCTCGCCGACCGCCCGGTGGACACGCTCTCCGGCGGGCAGCGCCAGCGGGTGTGGATCGCCATGACTCTGGCCCAGGACACCGACGCGCTGCTGCTGGACGAGCCGACCACGTTCCTCGACCTGGCCCACCAGGTCGAGGTGCTGGACCTGCTGCACCGGCTGCGCGCCGAACGCGGCCGGACAGTGGTGGCCGTGCTGCACGACCTCAACCAGGCGGCCAGGTACGCCGACCACCTGATCGCCATGCGCGACGGCGCGGTGGTGGCCGCCGGCAAGCCGCGCGAGATCCTCACCGCGGATCTGGTCCGCGACGTGTTCGGGCTGGACTGCGTGGTCGTGCCCTGCCCGGTCAGCGGCGCCCCGCTCGTGGTGCCCGCCCTCACCCAGACCGGATCCGCCCAGGCCGGATCCGCCCAGACCTCGGCCGTTCCGGCCGTCACGCCGGCCACGGCCGGCGCCCCCGTCGGCGACGCCTGA
- a CDS encoding FecCD family ABC transporter permease yields MTTVAVRPARAGTPVRRGTVRRVAVTVAAALLLLLALLASLALGSRHLPVDQVWHALVSPDGGDATTVVRELRLPRTALGLVVGLALALAGVLFQAVTRNPLAEPRILGISAGASFGVVLAIAVFGVGTLAGYVWFGIAGALLAGLLVFAIANRTREGASPVTLALVGAALDAGLGAIVYALLSIDARTFEEYRFWVVGGLTGRGVGVAGQVLPFVVAGVLLAALAARGLDALALGDDVARGLGHRVALVRLAAGAGGVLLTGAAVAAAGPIAFVGLAVPHLARALVGADQRWTLLVAALLGPALLLAADVAGRLVAPPGEIPAGIITALLGAPLLAFLVHRAKTVTT; encoded by the coding sequence GTGACCACCGTCGCCGTCCGGCCCGCGCGGGCCGGGACTCCCGTCCGCCGCGGCACCGTCCGCCGCGTCGCGGTCACCGTGGCGGCGGCGCTCCTGCTCCTTCTGGCGCTGCTGGCCAGCCTCGCGCTCGGCAGCCGGCACCTCCCCGTCGACCAGGTGTGGCACGCGCTCGTGTCCCCGGACGGCGGCGACGCCACCACAGTGGTCCGGGAACTGCGGCTGCCGCGTACCGCCCTCGGGCTCGTCGTCGGCCTGGCGCTGGCGCTGGCCGGGGTGCTGTTCCAGGCGGTGACCCGCAACCCGCTGGCCGAGCCGCGCATCCTCGGCATCAGCGCCGGGGCGTCGTTCGGTGTGGTGCTGGCCATCGCCGTGTTCGGGGTGGGCACGCTCGCCGGGTACGTCTGGTTCGGCATCGCCGGCGCACTGCTCGCCGGGCTGCTCGTGTTCGCCATCGCCAACCGCACCCGCGAGGGCGCCAGCCCGGTCACCCTCGCGCTCGTCGGCGCGGCCCTCGACGCCGGTCTCGGCGCCATCGTGTACGCGCTGCTCAGCATCGACGCCCGCACGTTCGAGGAGTACCGCTTCTGGGTGGTCGGTGGGCTGACCGGCCGGGGCGTCGGCGTGGCCGGGCAGGTGCTGCCGTTCGTGGTGGCCGGGGTGCTGCTGGCCGCGCTGGCCGCCCGCGGTCTGGACGCGCTCGCCCTCGGCGACGACGTGGCCCGGGGACTCGGGCACCGGGTCGCACTGGTCCGGCTCGCCGCCGGGGCCGGTGGCGTGCTGCTCACCGGTGCGGCGGTGGCCGCCGCCGGGCCGATCGCCTTCGTCGGGCTGGCCGTGCCGCACCTGGCCCGGGCGCTGGTGGGCGCGGACCAGCGGTGGACGCTCCTGGTCGCCGCGCTGCTCGGCCCCGCGCTGCTGCTCGCCGCCGACGTGGCCGGCCGCCTCGTCGCCCCGCCCGGCGAGATCCCGGCCGGCATCATCACCGCCCTGCTCGGCGCCCCGCTCCTGGCCTTCCTGGTCCACCGAGCCAAGACGGTGACGACATGA
- a CDS encoding ABC transporter substrate-binding protein has translation MRRLAVALTAALALGVGLTACGESDPVAGTGTGETREITHSMGTTKVPAEPKRVVVLDTDKIDTALSLGVTPVGAATAGEAKSWPTYFGADKLAGITEVGVLTEPDLEAINALNPDLILGSKFRQEKFYDELSKIAPTVFTEKVGVTWKENFLLDGAALGKEQQAKDLLAEYEKRAKDFGAKLGDASSRKVSIVRFMPTEIRLYGPDSFSGIVVGDTGLGRPERQMLAGKEDKRMDRVSPERIAEADGDVVFVTAYGEKAAAEQAKVTGGTLWKGLSAVKAGKAHVVSDEIWMTGIGVGAANKILDDLEKYLAA, from the coding sequence ATGCGTCGTCTCGCCGTCGCACTCACCGCCGCCCTCGCTCTCGGCGTCGGCCTCACCGCCTGCGGGGAGAGCGACCCCGTCGCCGGTACCGGCACCGGGGAGACCCGGGAGATCACCCACTCCATGGGCACCACGAAGGTGCCCGCCGAGCCGAAGCGCGTGGTCGTGCTCGACACCGACAAGATCGACACCGCGCTGTCGCTGGGCGTCACCCCGGTCGGCGCGGCGACCGCCGGTGAGGCGAAGAGCTGGCCCACCTACTTCGGCGCGGACAAGCTCGCCGGGATCACCGAGGTCGGCGTGCTCACCGAGCCGGACCTGGAGGCGATCAACGCGCTCAACCCGGATCTGATCCTGGGCAGCAAGTTCCGCCAGGAGAAGTTCTACGACGAGCTGTCCAAGATCGCCCCGACCGTGTTCACCGAGAAGGTGGGTGTCACCTGGAAGGAGAACTTCCTCCTCGACGGCGCGGCGCTGGGCAAGGAGCAGCAGGCCAAGGACCTGCTGGCCGAGTACGAGAAGCGGGCGAAGGACTTCGGCGCGAAGCTCGGCGACGCCTCGTCCCGCAAGGTCTCCATCGTGCGCTTCATGCCGACCGAGATCCGCCTGTACGGGCCGGACTCGTTCTCCGGCATCGTCGTCGGCGACACCGGCCTGGGCCGCCCCGAGCGGCAGATGCTCGCCGGCAAGGAGGACAAGCGGATGGACCGGGTCAGCCCGGAGCGCATCGCCGAGGCCGACGGCGACGTGGTGTTCGTGACCGCGTACGGCGAGAAGGCCGCCGCCGAGCAGGCCAAGGTCACCGGCGGCACGCTGTGGAAGGGCCTGTCCGCGGTCAAGGCCGGCAAGGCGCACGTGGTCTCCGACGAGATCTGGATGACTGGCATCGGCGTGGGCGCCGCCAACAAGATCCTGGACGACCTGGAGAAGTACCTGGCCGCCTGA
- a CDS encoding Nramp family divalent metal transporter produces MVTNDSSVVPPLRTARTPRPVRGRLILLGPAFVAAVAYVDPGNFATNSTAGARYGYLLVWVVVAANLAAMLVQTLTAKLGLATGRSLPELCREHLPRPLNRVMWAQAELVAMATDLAEVIGGAVALYLLFGVPLLPGGLIIGAASFAILALRARGFRTFEIAIAVLLGVIVLAFAVNLVSAQPDVSDAAAGLLPRMQGTDSMLLAAGILGATVMPHVIYVHSALTPNRLPAEGETQRRVVAKGLRVDVLIALGIAGAVNLAMLLVAASSFHGTSIPGTDTLEGVHAGLATTLGTAAAVGFAVALLLSGLASTSVGTYAGEIIMQGFLRRRIPLLVRRMITLLPALAVLAIGVDPTRALVLSQVVLSFGIPFALIPVVMFTRRRDLMGSLVNRRATTAAAVAITAFVVALNAFLLWQLAA; encoded by the coding sequence GTGGTAACAAACGACTCGTCCGTCGTACCCCCGCTACGGACCGCTCGCACCCCGCGCCCGGTACGTGGCCGGCTCATCCTGCTCGGGCCCGCGTTCGTGGCGGCGGTCGCCTACGTCGACCCCGGCAACTTCGCCACCAACTCCACGGCCGGTGCCCGGTACGGCTACCTGCTGGTCTGGGTGGTCGTGGCGGCGAACCTGGCCGCCATGCTGGTGCAGACGCTCACCGCCAAGCTCGGCCTGGCCACCGGGCGCAGCCTGCCGGAACTGTGCCGGGAACATCTGCCCCGGCCGCTCAACCGGGTCATGTGGGCGCAGGCCGAACTGGTCGCCATGGCCACCGACCTGGCCGAGGTGATCGGCGGGGCGGTCGCGCTGTACCTGCTGTTCGGCGTCCCGCTGCTGCCCGGCGGCCTGATCATCGGCGCCGCCTCGTTCGCCATCCTGGCGCTGCGCGCCAGGGGTTTCCGGACGTTCGAGATCGCCATCGCGGTGCTGCTCGGCGTGATCGTGCTGGCGTTCGCTGTCAACCTGGTCAGCGCACAACCGGACGTGTCCGACGCCGCGGCCGGGCTGCTGCCCCGGATGCAAGGCACCGACAGCATGCTGCTCGCCGCCGGCATCCTCGGCGCGACGGTGATGCCGCACGTCATCTACGTGCACTCGGCGCTGACCCCGAACCGGCTGCCGGCGGAGGGCGAGACGCAGCGGCGCGTCGTCGCCAAGGGCCTGCGGGTCGACGTGCTGATCGCGCTGGGCATCGCCGGCGCGGTCAACCTGGCCATGCTGCTGGTCGCCGCTAGCAGCTTCCACGGCACGTCGATTCCCGGCACCGACACCCTCGAAGGCGTCCACGCCGGGCTCGCCACCACGCTCGGCACGGCGGCGGCGGTCGGCTTCGCGGTCGCCCTGCTCCTGTCCGGGCTCGCCTCCACGAGCGTCGGCACGTACGCCGGCGAGATCATCATGCAGGGCTTCCTGCGCCGCCGGATCCCGCTGCTGGTCCGCCGGATGATCACCCTGCTGCCCGCGCTCGCGGTGCTCGCGATCGGCGTCGACCCGACCCGCGCGCTGGTGCTGTCCCAGGTGGTGCTGAGCTTCGGCATCCCGTTCGCGCTGATTCCGGTGGTGATGTTCACGCGCCGCCGGGACCTGATGGGCAGCCTGGTCAATCGCCGGGCCACCACCGCCGCCGCGGTCGCGATCACGGCGTTCGTGGTGGCGCTCAACGCGTTCCTGCTCTGGCAACTGGCGGCCTGA